One segment of Cardiocondyla obscurior isolate alpha-2009 linkage group LG15, Cobs3.1, whole genome shotgun sequence DNA contains the following:
- the LOC139108561 gene encoding uncharacterized protein → MPKIMKKKCVMAKRASILRRMLHLRQEIGKKQQRVNIENSENRPEFSVLDVSGTSNDLNACENDNIIDNSVTSLSVSTGEITHDNEVGNVIDVFNDDSDGSLLDVREYCINNIFDMANEPNLDKNNMEIDDDAMSLGSISNVSSEKLINNACQNNLENVEVEIVKNVDNLENIEKVEIVKNVDNVENIESNENENVDDIALYTDENIDVNRLNSIEINRRGIVNFGHVFAELQRLSCHWINECRLIDLCITKTKHHGLKTQYFVECRMCHFKDSFWSEPTDDNILDVNKGAVCGTILTGTGHTQFEELLAAVDVPCMNNKTYIKYHKEISEAFAIAVDEEMRVAGLEEKRLAIERGDLINDIPHIPVVTDGSWMKRSYRSGGYDSPSGAAVIMGYYTGKILFVGIRNKYCIICARAVKINTAAKEHRCFKNWGQNQSSTSIESDIILEGFRNSMEMHGLIYSKYIGDGDSNVLKKLRDFPPYPDTVVQKIECTNHLLRNLCNKIREAGSTGSRNVAKLKKVVTNSVMKIRNAVVKAVTFRRNSEGSRQHKLSGLIKDLRNIPSHVFGEHKDCFSLQYFCTGERKEGEENLIPQLQKAGLLSKIEIAMKRTIENADSLLFQFTSNSVESCNGIICKLIGGKRIHFARKGSYESRVEVSAIQFNTSQAVSAICNVMGTEPSTQAKLLEQKLIVKKKKISATCASS, encoded by the exons atgcCGAAGATCATGAAGAAGAAGTGTGTGATGGCAAAACGGGCATCAATATTACGGAGAATGCTTCACTTGCGACAGGAAATTGGTAAAAAACAACAAAGAGTAAATATCGAGAATTCCGAGAATAGACCCGAATTCTCGGTGTTAGACGTTTCAGGAACGTCGAATGATTTGAACGCATGCGAAAATGACAACATTATTGATAATTCAGTGACATCGCTATCTGTTTCTACGGGCGAAATAACACACGACAACGAAGTAGGAAATGTCATTGATGTTTTCAATGACGATTCCGACGGGTCTCTGTTAGATGTTCGcgaatattgtattaataatatttttgatatggCAAACGAGccaaatttagataaaaataatatggaaATAGACGATGATGCGATGTCATTAGGATCAATTTCTAATGTTTCATCTGAAAAGCTGATTAATAATGCatgtcaaaataatttagaaaatgtagaagtagaaattgttaaaaatgtagacaatttagaaaatattgaaa aagtagaaattgttaaaaatgtagacaatgtagaaaatattgaaagtaatgaaaatgaaaatgtagaTGATATCGCTCTCTATACAGACGAGAACATCGACGTTAATCGTTTGAATTCTATAGAGATTAATCGACGAGGTATCGTTAATTTTGGGCATGTTTTTGCTGAATTGCAAAGACTGTCCTGTCACTGGATCAACGAATGTCGTCTTATTGATCTTTGTATTACAAAAACGAAACATCACGGTCTCAAAACCCAATATTTTGTTGAATGTCGAATGTGTCATTTCAAAGATAGTTTTTGGAGTGAACCGACAGACGACAACATATTGGATGTCAATAAAGGTGCCGTGTGCGGTACCATTTTGACAGGGACCGGTCACACGCAGTTTGAAGAGCTTCTTGCTGCTGTGGATGTTCCATGTATGAATAACAaaacttatattaaatatcataaaGAAATTTCGGAAGCCTTCGCAATTGCCGTCGACGAAGAAATGCGTGTAGCAGGTTTAGAGGAAAAACGATTGGCAATTGAAAGAGgagatttaataaatgacATTCCGCACATACCCGTAGTAACAGACGGCTCCTGGATGAAGAGATCCTACCGCAGTGGTGGTTATGATTCTCCATCCGGAGCTGCGGTTATTATGGGATATTATAcgggaaaaatattatttgtaggCATTCGAAACAAATATTGCATTATTTGTGCTAGAGCTGTCAAAATTAATACAGCAGCAAAGGAACACAGATGTTTTAAAAACTGGGGGCAGAATCAGAGCTCCACTAGTATAGAAAGCGACATAATCCTCGAAGGCTTTCGAAATAGCATGGAAATGCATGGACTTATTTATAGTAAATATATTGGTGATGGCGACagtaatgtattaaaaaaattaagagatttCCCACCGTATCCAGACACTGTTGTGCAGAAGATTGAATGCACGAATCATCTTCTGCGCAATCTGTGTAATAAGATACGTGAAGCGGGAAGCACCGGTAGTAGAAATGtcgcaaaattgaaaaaagtaGTTACGAATAGCGTTATGAAAATTCGTAACGCTGTTGTAAAAGCTGTTACGTTTCGTCGCAATAGTGAGGGATCACGACAGCATAAACTCTCaggattaataaaagatttacgaAATATACCCAGCCATGTATTTGGTGAGCATAAAGATTGCTTTTCGTTACAATATTTCTGTacgggagaaagaaaagaaggtgAGGAAAATCTTATACCTCAATTGCAAAAGGCTGGGTTACTttcgaaaattgaaattgcGATGAAACGTACAATCGAAAATGCTGatagtttattatttcagtTTACTAGTAATTCCGTGGAAAGTTGCAATGGAATTATTTGTAAACTTATTGGTGGAAAACGTATTCATTTTGCACGAAAAGGTTCTTACGAAAGTCGCGTTGAAGTATCAGCAATACAGTTTAATACTTCGCAAGCTGTGAGCGCGATTTGTAATGTAATGGGTACAGAAC
- the LOC139108562 gene encoding uncharacterized protein, translated as MADLPGSRVTIARPFTHTGVDYAGPILIKDSKRRNAKLIKAYIAVFICFTIRAVHLEVVSDLTSEAFVGALKRFVSRRGRPECIYSDNGTNFVGANRELRELREFVNAERTKRDVHDYLDKGGTNWRFIPPHAPHFGGLWEAAVKSTKTHLYKIIGRAHLTFEESQTVLCEIEAVLNSRPMAPLSNDPSDLECITPGHFLIGAALHSFPVPDLTLINEGRLSRWQRVKQLRQHFWRRWSREYLHTLIQRTKWRTDQKEAVHEGQLVLVQQPGLGPLQWMLGRVIKLHPRNDGVVRTVTIQTKGGEITRPTIKIAVLPDKN; from the coding sequence ATGGCGGATTTACCGGGGAGCAGGGTGACAATTGCACGGCCGTTTACGCATACGGGCGTAGATTACGCCGGGcccatattaattaaagacagCAAGCGGCGcaacgcaaaattaataaaggcGTACATTGCGGTATTTATTTGCTTTACCATCCGAGCGGTACATCTAGAAGTCGTGAGCGACCTAACGTCCGAGGCGTTTGTCGGAGCATTAAAGCGCTTTGTATCACGTAGAGGAAGGCCCGAGTGCATATATTCCGATAATGGCACTAATTTCGTCGGAGCCAATCGCGAATTAAGGGAATTACGCGAATTCGTAAACGCCGAACGGACGAAACGGGACGTTCACGATTATCTGGACAAGGGCGGAACAAACTGGAGATTTATACCGCCGCACGCTCCACATTTCGGCGGATTGTGGGAGGCGGCGGTGAAATCCACCAAAAcccatttatataaaataataggcCGAGCACATCTAACGTTTGAGGAGTCTCAAACGGTATTGTGCGAGATTGAGGCAGTGCTCAACTCGCGACCGATGGCACCGTTAAGTAACGATCCGAGCGATCTCGAATGCATTACACCGgggcattttttaattggtgCAGCGCTACACAGTTTCCCTGTTCCAGACCTAACGCTGATCAACGAGGGACGACTGTCGAGATGGCAACGCGTGAAACAGCTGCGGCAACATTTTTGGCGACGATGGAGCCGAGAATATTTGCACACCCTGATCCAGAGGACTAAGTGGCGCACGGACCAGAAGGAAGCTGTCCACGAGGGCCAACTGGTCCTCGTCCAACAACCCGGGCTCGGTCCTCTCCAGTGGATGCTGGGGAGAGTGATTAAGCTTCACCCGAGGAATGACGGTGTTGTCCGCACTGTCACCATCCAAACGAAAGGAGGGGAAATCACGCGGCCCACAATAAAAATCGCGGTCCTCCccgacaaaaattaa
- the LOC139108563 gene encoding uncharacterized protein encodes MSTPATPSVSAAALKKRRATIKGACTRIAAFANGLLEITDETREQAIERRNRLKDYWEEYDRIQSQLEEADETEDSDRVAFEEGYYSVMGRLSRAINVSAPVRSSPAPSGESGGEREIHTNMRLPKLSIPSFSGRYEDWFPFVDTFKGLIHNNQELPGIQKFQYLKGCLTDEAKALIAPLEVSDENYEIEWNTLNERYNNKRVIVSEHIRLMLELPQMHRENATELRSICDGLTRHLGALKALKTKAESWDVLLIYLLSAELDQNTRKEWHASLPEQELPTMEQFMQFLRKRSCVLESMVHRDAPGNTRRIDTRSNARGEGRRQALHATATGGRCVYCRGDHAVYSCGAFAALPVPQRIFEIRKRNLCLNCLRSTAHRAAQCAAGGCKKCKLMHNTLLHLGDIQNREASSAGTSAAESTVASGEATALCARPSAGGDRGYVFLSTAIINVFDGNDQQKRARVLLDSGSQAHFMTKRFAKLLNLNMRPVNITVTGVGRMTAQSTCMTRVRLRSRTDSFESEIECIVTNGITEKIPASAIGRDAIKLPTGLKLADPQFHQPGEIDMLIGADLFWSLICVGRIKATTNHPTLQKTKFGWILAGRVGGAPGDIAGTCASHAAITCSDFTDAIERFWRIEEAAEPVIGTMDEQQCEKEFIASVATDQSGRYIVGLPIKNKIMTTVGQSREIALKRFYTLERRLNRDPEFRAVYVQFMREYAELGHMRKIDDYETGKPGAVYLPHHGIYKRTDGNAKLRVVFDASCKTSSGVSLNDALQKGPTIQQDLTSILIRFRALTYVFSADIVKMYRQIRVRESQTHLQRIFWRDTPGSPVVTWELLTVTYGTTSAPFLAIRCLQHLARKHAADCPIGSERILRDFYVDDLLTGANTLAEAKRARDEIVEILRRGCFRLSKWLSNNDELIPEHEMRCRDPVTFGTDAESKILGIQWDPSRDEFGFRNNYTVCGERITKRGILAEIASLFDPLGLLGPVAVVAKLILQDTWQCQLGWEESVPPNIHHRWLEFRRQLTDLEKIRVPRWIGGRGARGIELHGFCDASERAYGACIYARTTDGTAQFKTQLLTSKSRMHR; translated from the coding sequence ATGTCCACGCCGGCGACTCCGTCGGTCTCTGCGGCGGCATTGAAAAAACGGCGAGCGACTATTAAAGGCGCATGCACCCGGATCGCTGCGTTCGCGAACGGGTTGCTCGAAATAACAGACGAAACGCGCGAACAGGCTATAGAGCGGCGAAACCGATTAAAAGATTACTGGGAAGAATATGATCGCATTCAGTCCCAGCTCGAGGAGGCCGACGAAACCGAAGACTCCGATCGGGTCGCATTTGAGGAGGGATATTATAGCGTAATGGGGAGATTGTCTCGAGCCATTAACGTCAGCGCGCCGGTCAGATCGTCACCGGCACCGAGCGGTGAGAGCGGAGGCGAGCGAGAGATTCATACGAACATGCGATTGCCGAAATTGAGTATCCCGTCGTTCTCCGGAAGATACGAAGACTGGTTTCCGTTCGTTGACACTTTCAAGGGCCTAATCCATAATAATCAGGAGCTACCGGGAATACAAAAGTTCCAATATTTAAAGGGATGCCTCACCGACGAGGCGAAAGCACTTATTGCGCCCTTGGAAGTGTCAGACGAAAATTACGAGATTGAGTGGAACACCTTAAACGAACGATACAATAACAAGCGCGTTATTGTATCCGAACATATTCGCCTCATGCTGGAACTGCCTCAAATGCATCGCGAGAATGCAACGGAATTAAGAAGCATTTGCGACGGGCTAACGCGACATTTAGGAGCCTTGAAGGCATTAAAAACCAAGGCGGAATCGTGGGACGTgctgttaatttatttattaagcgCGGAGCTAGACCAAAACACTCGCAAGGAGTGGCACGCGTCGTTACCGGAGCAGGAGCTGCCCACGATGGAGCAGTTCATGCAGTTTTTAAGAAAACGCAGCTGCGTTTTAGAATCCATGGTCCATCGCGACGCGCCGGGGAACACGAGGCGGATTGACACGCGGTCAAATGCAAGGGGCGAGGGAAGGCGGCAAGCGCTGCACGCCACCGCGACGGGAGGCAGATGTGTATATTGCCGCGGCGATCACGCTGTTTACTCGTGCGGGGCCTTCGCCGCGTTACCGGTTCCGCAACGTATATTCGaaatacgaaaaagaaatttatgtttaaattgTTTGAGATCTACGGCACATAGGGCAGCTCAGTGTGCGGCGGGCGGAtgcaaaaaatgtaaattgatGCATAACACACTGCTGCACTTGGGGGATATTCAGAATCGCGAGGCATCGTCCGCGGGAACGTCGGCGGCCGAGTCGACGGTGGCATCGGGCGAGGCGACGGCCTTGTGCGCTCGGCCAAGCGCGGGCGGGGACCGGGGGTATGTGTTCCTGTCAACAGCGATAATAAACGTGTTTGACGGCAACGATCAGCAAAAAAGGGCGCGTGTATTGCTCGATTCCGGGTCTCAAGCGCATTTCATGACGAAAAGGTTCGCGAAATTGTTGAATTTAAATATGCGACCGGTAAATATTACGGTGACGGGCGTTGGAAGAATGACCGCGCAATCTACCTGCATGACGCGGGTCCGGCTAAGATCACGTACCGACTCGTTCGAAAGCGAAATAGAGTGCATAGTGACGAACGGGATTACAGAGAAAATTCCCGCGAGCGCGATAGGGCgcgatgcaattaaattaccgACGGGCCTAAAATTAGCTGACCCGCAGTTCCATCAACCCGGCGAGATCGACATGTTGATCGGCGCGGATCTATTTTGGTCACTCATATGCGTGGGGCGCATTAAAGCTACGACAAACCACCCTACGCTCCAAAAAACAAAGTTCGGATGGATTTTGGCCGGTCGAGTCGGGGGTGCGCCGGGCGATATCGCGGGCACGTGCGCATCACATGCAGCGATCACCTGCTCGGACTTCACAGATGCGATCGAACGTTTTTGGCGAATCGAGGAGGCCGCGGAGCCGGTAATCGGCACAATGGACGAGCAGCAATGCGAAAAAGAGTTTATTGCGAGCGTGGCCACAGATCAATCGGGCAGATATATCGTGGGATtgccgataaaaaataaaataatgacgaCGGTCGGACAATCGCGCGAGATCGCACTAAAGCGATTTTACACTTTGGAGCGCAGGTTGAATCGGGATCCGGAGTTCAGGGCCGTATACGTTCAATTTATGCGAGAGTACGCGGAGCTGGGCCACATGCGAAAAATCGATGACTACGAGACGGGAAAGCCGGGAGCGGTGTATTTACCGCATCACGGGATTTACAAACGCACCGACGGGAACGCGAAATTAAGAGTCGTGTTTGACGCGTCGTGCAAGACCAGCTCAGGGGTATCGCTCAACGACGCATTACAAAAGGGACCGACAATCCAGCAGGATTTAACGTCCATATTGATAAGATTTCGCGCATTGACTTATGTCTTCTCCGCCGACATAGTCAAAATGTATCGGCAGATTCGTGTGCGGGAGTCACAGACTCATCTTCAACGAATCTTTTGGCGTGATACACCGGGGTCCCCGGTGGTGACGTGGGAATTGCTCACAGTCACGTACGGGACGACATCCGCGCCGTTTTTGGCGATCAGATGTTTACAGCATCTGGCGCGGAAACACGCGGCGGACTGTCCGATAGGCTCGGAGCGTATTTTACGCGACTTTTACGTCGACGATTTGCTCACCGGAGCAAATACGTTGGCGGAAGCGAAGAGGGCGAGAGACGAGATCGTCGAGATACTGCGTCGTGGATGCTTTCGCCTGAGCAAATGGTTATCTAACAATGACGAATTGATTCCGGAACACGAGATGCGGTGCCGCGATCCGGTGACGTTCGGGACGGACGCGGAAAGTAAGATTTTGGGAATCCAGTGGGATCCGTCGCGTGACGAGTTCGGATTCCGGAACAATTACACGGTTTGCGGCGAGCGGATAACAAAGCGCGGCATACTTGCAGAGATCGCAAGTTTGTTCGACCCGTTGGGTTTGTTGGGCCCGGTCGCGGTAGTggccaaattaattttacaagataCGTGGCAGTGCCAGCTCGGGTGGGAAGAATCGGTGCCACCGAACATTCACCACCGCTGGCTCGAGTTTAGACGGCAGTTAACGGATCTCGAGAAAATACGCGTACCGCGGTGGATAGGCGGCCGGGGGGCACGCGGCATCGAGTTGCATGGCTTCTGTGACGCAAGCGAAAGGGCGTACGGAGCGTGCATATACGCGCGAACCACCGATGGGACGGCGCAATTTAAAACACAATTACTGACGTCAAAATCGCGCATGCACCGTTAA